From a region of the Terriglobales bacterium genome:
- a CDS encoding PAS domain S-box protein has product MKKSGSTRRPGPPQAFHSWTLGHRVALETLISDLSASLVDLPAGAAEKRIHRAFEEMLEFFRLDRVSLWEFSQDRSQMILLHSRHSKGTPSAPARVSARDYDWTASRLLRGESILVHGPHQLPEAASAVKEFLSQQGIRSWMALPLRREGAVFGALVFVSLRREIHWDRRVIARLQTVADIFGSALARYRAEQALRQSEVLKTSVLNSMESQVIVVDREGVVLATNREVADFCPAQSCSECVKVGADHLAELHRCAQPGNTTVQDIVNGVQAVLRGARPIAELEYQVQSGARQRWFSTTVTPLTGSERGAVIVHRDITSRKRAESELRESEDRFRKLADEAPVMMWTRDAEGDFIHVNQYGLEMTGWRAEDFTLSKWMAAIHPDDLQKNFTVWAQAMDARQKYMLEYRYRHASGQYRWLLACGMPRYLADGSFAGYVGIGVDIQDKKEAEQARQELAGRLLRAQEEERARIARELHDDIAQRLALLTIRLGQLEKEASLAEDAERVADLRRQAKQLSLDVSHLSHLLHSSYLENLGLAAAVENQCREAAKLHHLEIECKVRDLPRMFDHDVALSLFRVLQEALRNIIRHSHADKVQVDLLADAAGIHLRVSDDGVGFDPAAPGNREGLGLVSMRERLRLVGGSLTVTSQPGRGTRVEARAPLAHLDRHAPAHAPDILEKAG; this is encoded by the coding sequence ATGAAGAAGAGCGGGTCAACCCGCCGTCCTGGGCCCCCGCAGGCGTTCCACTCCTGGACGCTGGGCCATCGTGTCGCGTTGGAAACCCTGATCTCCGACCTCTCCGCCAGCCTGGTCGATCTGCCCGCGGGCGCCGCCGAGAAGAGGATCCACCGTGCCTTCGAGGAGATGCTGGAGTTCTTCCGCCTGGACCGGGTCTCGTTGTGGGAGTTCTCCCAGGACCGCTCGCAGATGATCCTGCTGCACAGCCGTCACTCCAAGGGCACGCCCAGCGCCCCCGCGCGGGTCAGTGCCCGCGACTATGATTGGACGGCGAGCCGCCTGCTGCGCGGCGAATCCATCCTGGTGCACGGGCCGCACCAGCTCCCGGAAGCCGCCTCCGCGGTCAAGGAGTTCCTCTCCCAGCAGGGCATCCGCTCCTGGATGGCCCTGCCCCTGCGCCGCGAGGGCGCCGTCTTCGGCGCCCTGGTCTTCGTCTCCCTTCGCCGCGAGATCCACTGGGACCGCCGCGTCATCGCCCGGCTGCAGACCGTCGCCGACATCTTCGGCAGCGCCCTGGCCCGCTACCGCGCCGAGCAGGCCTTGCGCCAGAGCGAGGTGCTGAAAACCTCGGTCCTCAACTCCATGGAGAGCCAGGTGATCGTGGTGGACCGCGAGGGCGTGGTCCTCGCCACGAACCGGGAGGTCGCGGATTTCTGCCCGGCGCAGTCGTGCTCGGAGTGCGTGAAGGTCGGAGCCGACCACCTGGCGGAACTGCATCGCTGCGCCCAGCCGGGCAACACCACGGTGCAGGACATCGTGAACGGCGTCCAGGCTGTGCTTCGCGGCGCCCGCCCGATCGCTGAGCTGGAATATCAGGTCCAGAGCGGGGCCCGGCAGCGCTGGTTCAGCACGACGGTGACCCCGCTGACGGGCAGCGAGCGCGGCGCCGTCATCGTGCACCGCGACATCACCAGCCGCAAGCGCGCGGAATCGGAGCTGCGCGAGAGCGAGGACCGCTTCCGCAAGCTGGCCGACGAGGCCCCGGTGATGATGTGGACGCGGGACGCGGAGGGCGACTTCATCCACGTCAACCAGTACGGGCTGGAGATGACGGGCTGGCGCGCCGAAGACTTCACCCTGTCCAAGTGGATGGCGGCCATCCATCCCGACGATCTGCAGAAAAACTTCACCGTCTGGGCCCAGGCCATGGACGCCCGCCAGAAGTACATGCTGGAGTACCGCTACCGGCACGCCAGCGGCCAGTACCGCTGGCTGCTGGCCTGCGGCATGCCCCGCTACCTGGCGGACGGCAGCTTCGCCGGCTATGTCGGCATCGGGGTGGACATCCAGGACAAGAAAGAAGCGGAGCAGGCCCGCCAGGAGCTGGCCGGACGCCTGCTCCGGGCCCAGGAGGAGGAGCGCGCTCGCATCGCCCGCGAATTGCACGACGACATCGCCCAGCGCCTGGCCCTGCTCACCATCCGCCTGGGACAACTGGAGAAGGAAGCTTCCCTGGCGGAAGACGCGGAGCGCGTCGCCGACCTGCGCCGCCAGGCCAAGCAGCTCTCCCTGGACGTCAGCCACCTCTCCCACCTGCTGCACTCTTCCTACCTGGAGAACCTGGGGCTGGCGGCGGCGGTGGAGAACCAGTGCCGGGAAGCGGCCAAACTGCATCACCTGGAGATCGAGTGCAAGGTGCGCGACCTGCCGCGGATGTTCGACCACGACGTGGCCCTGAGCCTGTTCCGGGTGCTGCAGGAGGCCCTGCGCAACATCATCCGACACAGCCATGCCGACAAGGTGCAGGTGGATCTGCTGGCCGATGCCGCCGGCATCCATCTGCGCGTCAGCGACGACGGTGTGGGTTTCGATCCCGCCGCGCCCGGCAACCGCGAAGGGCTGGGGCTGGTGAGCATGCGCGAGCGCCTGCGCCTGGTGGGCGGGAGCCTGACCGTCACCTCGCAGCCCGGGCGTGGCACCCGCGTCGAGGCC